A window of Saccopteryx leptura isolate mSacLep1 chromosome 5, mSacLep1_pri_phased_curated, whole genome shotgun sequence contains these coding sequences:
- the LCORL gene encoding ligand-dependent nuclear receptor corepressor-like protein isoform X4, translating into MDHGYEETSVYLKDCIPSLDSSQSTPTEELSSQGQSHTEQIECQAENYLNALFRKKDLPQNCDPNIPLVAQELMKKMIRQFAIEYISKSGKIQENRNGSVGPSLICKSIQMNPAENSVQEEQEGPLDLTVNRMQEQNTQQGDGVLDLSTKKTSIKSEESSICDPSSENSMAGSTVDAKSEEAPKMEKGKSALSKVLESLCIHHQQQVLAMLKFLVQEQNAASLCCCPTPHTVSPESQKPLSEDDLHALLCNCEYRLAERGYLQNDRQSPAFVPLPACIKDLHCLSCHTVTVEHIKTVVNRGIANSYTSHRCCSGLFPHVHTTKPAFHTTPSREGRGDVPASLEDICRSRSPSPPPLSPVQTEGFEKLKDVISELSALENNRLETNITQPPFLMPAEISSDSGAHEGKTWKTAASSRSDSLLLEGSKNCATNHEKGETTVIFQDLMDRINEKLKSIETTDVTNLIKLSSSDCNTDNDLKLRDLITSLLHNAKASDYSFMELLSQHDKKVENKIIQTRFRKRQETLFAMHSSPDSPMFRRQSLQIKRELASLDENFLRKKCSEKISKKLICNDVIFSTEKEEFYHYQGPSVQNPRGLQDRDHAETPFPPDYALQTLQLPLQNLGTNLAFDTFSENFKTTIPEKMSRRNPQEKSAAGNISLQNHKKNSELENTQTPLKCGVPGLLNRAKRNIVPPGWYSIYVTNNYVFKKSPKAKKVSEPMKKKDHVKNIQIESPHNIDLSKIAMNSNLQVVVERLEDTINIAKKSWNNQSLSEGYKASKILKEIDGQDQNAGRNMTLTVSRMTCEEQSISKSVVASSSIKSNHVPAIDLNNKRLDHLKKPSFLDMGSLIPTVENVPTKYGATESSSSYYSSPIKLMFLSEVKSSEGVKYTLTSVSNSKSNNDFSSEKHPNYHVIEKKTETNQDIPSDNFENFTSNLNDSDTLQRELNKFNCAKETVDSSAMFIDDTNSNKPQEEPKENLSSAVDSSFKRKPGRPKKIGPQVVKQIKRPIGRPPKPKTDQTDITICQNESVSAEKKSPESVLSEVKEGIYKKSITVTVIYGRSRRTKRHVSEGSVNISSVTPLNNKVADFPTECNSLRNIREYELDSGERISTVSSLTTESEILGYGFEYVRPIKNKSVIPQPSKNIIRPNQKPLAIIRKPGRPAKVKISGISVTVNRISPQVREVSISSCLPPLEQEKILEKCLLEETYAPQSSKLDTRHTDAGVLKNGSDSMVAAMPLRHSIRDRKPSLHFLHSLASSSSLIYRNTLLRKSYKLHLQKGKSQKEKHSQSRIKIASKGTPGARNSRNAKKCLESNKLRPVSEVCLEPIISSNPLLRWWAASASNDSLLEELNNRFEQITNAWVQVSGDEAESCVHKKREHAESHNFEIANPLETCLLELEASPVKMLFRKKYDLNELCTWFMQTTETQSLSLVRKANARNPLEVINTRGIKFGTKYSDLNTSPFRKHFKKFALSSPSKSGKLHILQKMVSSPLLNVKSNLTLGRFRRTEFKRLQHERWKREAKLRSHGTVDWISKRRDVRFFCQNQFFNKTEGEQNADVPLPEKNTVDNQFLLPPEVRDDVLQQRVAESDCKTHASLENKFKSEAKENGSNCSQKDFENGPRLGNVCTNNWRSKTLKDCRIFLRKINYLEHRNTFKLNTIIYSPESVDSGSNPHTCVEESKRFTLRSHSARRNSFIKQSREIENDKANSPAADKFPGQLDNSKLSKCVNYDKTPESSEVLSKLNKRKRPPWKTTEMSTKRHKRHSCNSGQMANYYSKSQRATNEN; encoded by the coding sequence ttcaacTGTTGATGCAAAATCAGAGGAAGCTcctaaaatggaaaaaggaaaatcaGCATTAAGCAAAGTTTTGGAATCTTTGTGCATACATCACCAGCAACAAGTTTTGGCTATGTTGAAATTTCTAGTGCAAGAGCAGAatgctgcttccctttgctgttgTCCTACACCACACACTGTGTCTCCAGAATCGCAAAAGCCCCTAAGTGAGGATGATTTACATGCTCTGCTCTGTAATTGTGAATATAGGCTGGCAGAAAGAGGGTATTTACAAAATGACAGACAAAGCCCTGCTTTTGTGCCTCTGCCAGCCTGTATCAAAGATTTACATTGTTTGTCTTGCCATACTGTAACTGTTGAGCACATTAAGACAGTAGTGAATAGAGGAATTGCAAACAGTTATACTTCTCACAGGTGCTGTTCTGGACTCTTTCCACATGTTCACACTACAAAGCCGGCCTTTCATACTACTCCGTCCAGGGAAGGACGTGGTGATGTTCCAGCCAGCCTTGAGGATATCTGTAGATCTCGaagtccctcccccccaccattATCACCTGTACAGACCGAAGGATTTGAAAAATTGAAAGATGTCATCTCAGAGCTCTCAGCCTTAGAAAATAACAGACTTGAAACAAACATTACCCAACCTCCGTTTCTCATGCCAGCAGAAATAAGCAGTGACAGTGGTGCTCACGAAGGTAAAACCTGGAAGACTGCAGCGTCCAGTCGCTCGGACTCTTTGCTCTTGGAAGGCAGCAAGAATTGTGCTACAAATCATGAAAAAGGTGAAACTACTGTAATTTTTCAAGATTTAATGGACcgtattaatgaaaaattaaagtcaaTAGAAACTACAGATGTGACAAACCTTATAAAATTATCTAGCAGTGATTGTAATACAGATAATGATTTAAAATTAAGAGACCTAATAACCTCCCTCTTGCATAATGCAAAGGCCAGTGATTACAGTTTTATGGAATTACTGAGTCAACATgataaaaaggtagaaaataaaattattcagacAAGATTTCGAAAGCGTCAAGAAACATTATTTGCAATGCACAGTTCTCCTGATTCACCCATGTTTAGAAGGCAGTCTTTACAGATAAAAAGAGAACTTGCTAGTCTTGATGAAaactttctaagaaaaaaatgcagtgaaaaaatttcaaagaaattgaTATGCAATGATGTGATATTTtcaacagagaaagaagaattcTATCATTACCAAGGGCCATCTGTACAAAATCCTAGGGGTCTTCAGGACCGCGATCATGCAGAAACACCCTTTCCACCAGATTACGCATTACAGACATTGCAACTACCTCTTCAGAATTTAGGAACTAACTTGGCTTTTGACACATTTTCAGAGAACTTTAAAACAACTATCCCTGAGAAAATGAGCAGAAGAAATCCACAGGAGAAATCTGCAGCTGGAAACATTTCTTTGCAAAATCATAAGAAGAATTCAGAGTTAGAGAATACTCAGACTCCTTTAAAATGTGGTGTTCCTGGGCTTTTGAACAGAGCCAAACGAAATATTGTGCCCCCAGGGTGGTATTCTATCTATGTAACAAATAATTATGTTTTCAAAAAGTCCCCGAAGGCCAAAAAAGTGTCTGAacctatgaaaaaaaaagatcatgtgaaaaatattcaaattgaaAGCCCACACAATATAGATCTAAGCAAAATTGCAATGAATTCTAATTTACAGGTTGTTGTGGAGCGTTTGGAAGATACAATAAATATAGCCAAGAAGTCTTGGAATAATCAGTCATTATCAGAAGGGTATAAAGCATCCAagatattgaaagaaattgatgGTCAAGATCAAAATGCTGGTAGAAATATGACTCTTACTGTAAGTAGAATGACATGTGAAGAACAGAGTATTTCAAAATCTGTAGTAGCATCCAGCAGCATCAAAAGCAATCATGTGCCTGCAATAGATttgaataacaaaaggcttgatCATCTGAAAAAGCCATCTTTTTTAGATATGGGTAGCTTGATTCCCACTGTTGAGAATGTACCAACAAAATATGGAGCCACTGAAAGCTCTTCATCCTACTATTCTAGCCCTATCAAACTTATGTTTTTATCTGAGGTTAAAAGCAGCGAAGGAGTCAAATATACTTTAACCTCAGTCAGTAATTCTAAATCAAACAATGATTTTTCTTCCGAAAAACATCCAAACTATcatgttattgaaaaaaaaacagagacaaatCAGGATATTCCAAGTGATAActttgaaaattttacttctaatcTTAACGATAGTGACACTCTTCAAAGAGAACTAAACAAATTTAATTGTGCAAAAGAAACTGTAGACTCTTCTGCGATGTTTATCGATGATACAAATAGTAATAAACCACAAGAAGAACCTAAGGAAAATTTAAGCAGTGCAGTTGAttcatcatttaaaagaaaaccaggtagacCCAAAAAAATAGGTCCCCAGGTTGTGAAACAGATTAAGCGACCAATTGGGAGAccaccaaaaccaaaaacagatCAAACGGACATCACCATTTGCCAAAATGAGTCTGTTAGTGCTGAAAAGAAAAGCCCAGAATCTGTCCTATCAGAAGTGAAAGAAGGTATTTATAAGAAGAGTATCACAGTAACTGTTATTTATGGAAGGTCAAGAAGAACTAAAAGGCATGTGTCTGAAGGAAGTGTAAACATAAGCAGTGTTACGCCTTTAAACAATAAGGTTGCTGATTTTCCAACTGAATGTAATAGTCTAAGAAATATCAGAGAGTATGAACTTGACTCGGGTGAAAGAATAAGTACTGTTTCTAGTTTAACTACTGAGAGCGAGATCTTGGGATATGGCTTTGAATATGTTAGACCTATCAAGAACAAGTCTGTGATACCTCAACCTTCCAAGAACATTATTCGGCCAAATCAGAAGCCTTTGGCAATAATTAGGAAGCCTGGTAGACCTGCCAAAGTAAAAATCTCTGGAATCTCTGTAACTGTTAATAGAATTTCACCTCAGGTGAGAGAAGTGAGTATTAGCAGCTGCTTGCCTCCTTTAGAACAAGAGAAGATATTAGAAAAATGTCTGCTGGAAGAAACGTATGCTCCCCAGTCCAGTAAGCTGGATACAAGGCACACGGACGCTGGCGTACTTAAGAATGGATCAGATAGTATGGTTGCTGCTATGCCTTTGAGACATTCTATCAGGGACAGAAAACCATCTCTGCATTTCCTACATTCATTAGCATCTTCTAGCTCACTTATTTATAGAAATACTCTGCTCCGTAAATCATACAAACTCCATTTGCAGAAAGGTAAAAGTCAGAAGGAAAAACATAGCCAGTCAAGGATAAAAATAGCTTCCAAAGGGACACCAGGAGCTAGAAATTCAAGGAATGCAAAGAAGTGTTTGGAAAGTAACAAATTAAGACCCGTCTCTGAAGTATGCTTGGAACCTATCATTTCATCCAACCCTTTGCTCAGGTGGTGGGCTGCCTCTGCTTCAAACGATTCCTTATTAGAGGAATTAAACAATAGATTTGAGCAAATCACAAATGCTTGGGTGCAGGTGAGTGGAGACGAAGCTGAAAGTTGTGTCCATAAAAAAAGGGAACATGCTGAAAGTCATAACTTCGAAATAGCAAACCCTTTGGAAACTTGTCTTTTAGAACTTGAAGCTTCACCTGTAAAAATGCTTTTTCGGAAAAAATATGATTTGAATGAACTCTGTACCTGGTTTATGCAAACAACAGAAACACAGTCTCTTTCACTCGTTAGAAAAGCAAATGCTCGAAACCCTTTGGAAGTAATAAATACCAGAGGCATTAAATTCGGGACCAAATACTCGGACTTGAATACCAGCCCCTTcagaaagcactttaaaaaatttgCACTATCCTCTCCGTCAAAATCAGGGAAGTTGCATATACTGCAGAAAATGGTTAGCTCTCCGCTCTTAAATGTGAAAAGTAATTTAACACTAGGTAGGTTCAGAAGAACCGAGTTTAAGAGGCTGCAGCATGAAAGGTGGAAGAGAGAGGCAAAGCTGCGGAGTCACGGAACAGTTGATTGGATCTCAAAAAGGAGGGACGTGCGGTTCTTCTGCCAGAACCAGTTTTTCAATAAGACTGAGGGGGAGCAAAATGCCGATGTCCCACTCCCAGAAAAAAACACAGTAGATAATCAGTTTCTCTTGCCACCCGAGGTCAGAGATGATGTTTTGCAGCAGAGGGTGGCAGAGTCTGACTGTAAAACGCATGCTAGTTTAGAGAATAAATTTAAGtcagaagcaaaagaaaatggaTCAAATTGCAGCCAAAAAGATTTTGAAAACGGACCAAGATTAGGAAATGTATGTACAAATAATTGGAGGTCAAAAACCTTAAAAGACTGTagaatatttttgagaaaaatcaACTATCTTGAACACAGAAATACATTTAAGCTAAATACAATCATTTACTCTCCTGAATCTGTTGACAGCGGAAGTAATCCTCATACTTGTGTGGAAGAATCAAAGCGTTTTACCTTAAGATCCCATTCTGCCAGGCGAAACTCGTTTATAAAGCAatctagagaaatagaaaatgacaaGGCAAATAGTCCTGCAGCCGATAAATTTCCTGGCCAACTTGACAATAGTAAATTAAGTAAATGTGTTAATTATGACAAGACTCCTGAGAGTTCTGAAGTTCTTAGCAaattgaacaaaagaaaaagaccacCCTGGAAGACCACAGAAATGTCAACAAAAAGACATAAACGACACTCTTGCAACAGTGGACAAATGGCAAACTATTATTCAAAATCCCAA
- the LCORL gene encoding ligand-dependent nuclear receptor corepressor-like protein isoform X5 — protein MEKGKSALSKVLESLCIHHQQQVLAMLKFLVQEQNAASLCCCPTPHTVSPESQKPLSEDDLHALLCNCEYRLAERGYLQNDRQSPAFVPLPACIKDLHCLSCHTVTVEHIKTVVNRGIANSYTSHRCCSGLFPHVHTTKPAFHTTPSREGRGDVPASLEDICRSRSPSPPPLSPVQTEGFEKLKDVISELSALENNRLETNITQPPFLMPAEISSDSGAHEGKTWKTAASSRSDSLLLEGSKNCATNHEKGETTVIFQDLMDRINEKLKSIETTDVTNLIKLSSSDCNTDNDLKLRDLITSLLHNAKASDYSFMELLSQHDKKVENKIIQTRFRKRQETLFAMHSSPDSPMFRRQSLQIKRELASLDENFLRKKCSEKISKKLICNDVIFSTEKEEFYHYQGPSVQNPRGLQDRDHAETPFPPDYALQTLQLPLQNLGTNLAFDTFSENFKTTIPEKMSRRNPQEKSAAGNISLQNHKKNSELENTQTPLKCGVPGLLNRAKRNIVPPGWYSIYVTNNYVFKKSPKAKKVSEPMKKKDHVKNIQIESPHNIDLSKIAMNSNLQVVVERLEDTINIAKKSWNNQSLSEGYKASKILKEIDGQDQNAGRNMTLTVSRMTCEEQSISKSVVASSSIKSNHVPAIDLNNKRLDHLKKPSFLDMGSLIPTVENVPTKYGATESSSSYYSSPIKLMFLSEVKSSEGVKYTLTSVSNSKSNNDFSSEKHPNYHVIEKKTETNQDIPSDNFENFTSNLNDSDTLQRELNKFNCAKETVDSSAMFIDDTNSNKPQEEPKENLSSAVDSSFKRKPGRPKKIGPQVVKQIKRPIGRPPKPKTDQTDITICQNESVSAEKKSPESVLSEVKEGIYKKSITVTVIYGRSRRTKRHVSEGSVNISSVTPLNNKVADFPTECNSLRNIREYELDSGERISTVSSLTTESEILGYGFEYVRPIKNKSVIPQPSKNIIRPNQKPLAIIRKPGRPAKVKISGISVTVNRISPQVREVSISSCLPPLEQEKILEKCLLEETYAPQSSKLDTRHTDAGVLKNGSDSMVAAMPLRHSIRDRKPSLHFLHSLASSSSLIYRNTLLRKSYKLHLQKGKSQKEKHSQSRIKIASKGTPGARNSRNAKKCLESNKLRPVSEVCLEPIISSNPLLRWWAASASNDSLLEELNNRFEQITNAWVQVSGDEAESCVHKKREHAESHNFEIANPLETCLLELEASPVKMLFRKKYDLNELCTWFMQTTETQSLSLVRKANARNPLEVINTRGIKFGTKYSDLNTSPFRKHFKKFALSSPSKSGKLHILQKMVSSPLLNVKSNLTLGRFRRTEFKRLQHERWKREAKLRSHGTVDWISKRRDVRFFCQNQFFNKTEGEQNADVPLPEKNTVDNQFLLPPEVRDDVLQQRVAESDCKTHASLENKFKSEAKENGSNCSQKDFENGPRLGNVCTNNWRSKTLKDCRIFLRKINYLEHRNTFKLNTIIYSPESVDSGSNPHTCVEESKRFTLRSHSARRNSFIKQSREIENDKANSPAADKFPGQLDNSKLSKCVNYDKTPESSEVLSKLNKRKRPPWKTTEMSTKRHKRHSCNSGQMANYYSKSQRATNEN, from the coding sequence atggaaaaaggaaaatcaGCATTAAGCAAAGTTTTGGAATCTTTGTGCATACATCACCAGCAACAAGTTTTGGCTATGTTGAAATTTCTAGTGCAAGAGCAGAatgctgcttccctttgctgttgTCCTACACCACACACTGTGTCTCCAGAATCGCAAAAGCCCCTAAGTGAGGATGATTTACATGCTCTGCTCTGTAATTGTGAATATAGGCTGGCAGAAAGAGGGTATTTACAAAATGACAGACAAAGCCCTGCTTTTGTGCCTCTGCCAGCCTGTATCAAAGATTTACATTGTTTGTCTTGCCATACTGTAACTGTTGAGCACATTAAGACAGTAGTGAATAGAGGAATTGCAAACAGTTATACTTCTCACAGGTGCTGTTCTGGACTCTTTCCACATGTTCACACTACAAAGCCGGCCTTTCATACTACTCCGTCCAGGGAAGGACGTGGTGATGTTCCAGCCAGCCTTGAGGATATCTGTAGATCTCGaagtccctcccccccaccattATCACCTGTACAGACCGAAGGATTTGAAAAATTGAAAGATGTCATCTCAGAGCTCTCAGCCTTAGAAAATAACAGACTTGAAACAAACATTACCCAACCTCCGTTTCTCATGCCAGCAGAAATAAGCAGTGACAGTGGTGCTCACGAAGGTAAAACCTGGAAGACTGCAGCGTCCAGTCGCTCGGACTCTTTGCTCTTGGAAGGCAGCAAGAATTGTGCTACAAATCATGAAAAAGGTGAAACTACTGTAATTTTTCAAGATTTAATGGACcgtattaatgaaaaattaaagtcaaTAGAAACTACAGATGTGACAAACCTTATAAAATTATCTAGCAGTGATTGTAATACAGATAATGATTTAAAATTAAGAGACCTAATAACCTCCCTCTTGCATAATGCAAAGGCCAGTGATTACAGTTTTATGGAATTACTGAGTCAACATgataaaaaggtagaaaataaaattattcagacAAGATTTCGAAAGCGTCAAGAAACATTATTTGCAATGCACAGTTCTCCTGATTCACCCATGTTTAGAAGGCAGTCTTTACAGATAAAAAGAGAACTTGCTAGTCTTGATGAAaactttctaagaaaaaaatgcagtgaaaaaatttcaaagaaattgaTATGCAATGATGTGATATTTtcaacagagaaagaagaattcTATCATTACCAAGGGCCATCTGTACAAAATCCTAGGGGTCTTCAGGACCGCGATCATGCAGAAACACCCTTTCCACCAGATTACGCATTACAGACATTGCAACTACCTCTTCAGAATTTAGGAACTAACTTGGCTTTTGACACATTTTCAGAGAACTTTAAAACAACTATCCCTGAGAAAATGAGCAGAAGAAATCCACAGGAGAAATCTGCAGCTGGAAACATTTCTTTGCAAAATCATAAGAAGAATTCAGAGTTAGAGAATACTCAGACTCCTTTAAAATGTGGTGTTCCTGGGCTTTTGAACAGAGCCAAACGAAATATTGTGCCCCCAGGGTGGTATTCTATCTATGTAACAAATAATTATGTTTTCAAAAAGTCCCCGAAGGCCAAAAAAGTGTCTGAacctatgaaaaaaaaagatcatgtgaaaaatattcaaattgaaAGCCCACACAATATAGATCTAAGCAAAATTGCAATGAATTCTAATTTACAGGTTGTTGTGGAGCGTTTGGAAGATACAATAAATATAGCCAAGAAGTCTTGGAATAATCAGTCATTATCAGAAGGGTATAAAGCATCCAagatattgaaagaaattgatgGTCAAGATCAAAATGCTGGTAGAAATATGACTCTTACTGTAAGTAGAATGACATGTGAAGAACAGAGTATTTCAAAATCTGTAGTAGCATCCAGCAGCATCAAAAGCAATCATGTGCCTGCAATAGATttgaataacaaaaggcttgatCATCTGAAAAAGCCATCTTTTTTAGATATGGGTAGCTTGATTCCCACTGTTGAGAATGTACCAACAAAATATGGAGCCACTGAAAGCTCTTCATCCTACTATTCTAGCCCTATCAAACTTATGTTTTTATCTGAGGTTAAAAGCAGCGAAGGAGTCAAATATACTTTAACCTCAGTCAGTAATTCTAAATCAAACAATGATTTTTCTTCCGAAAAACATCCAAACTATcatgttattgaaaaaaaaacagagacaaatCAGGATATTCCAAGTGATAActttgaaaattttacttctaatcTTAACGATAGTGACACTCTTCAAAGAGAACTAAACAAATTTAATTGTGCAAAAGAAACTGTAGACTCTTCTGCGATGTTTATCGATGATACAAATAGTAATAAACCACAAGAAGAACCTAAGGAAAATTTAAGCAGTGCAGTTGAttcatcatttaaaagaaaaccaggtagacCCAAAAAAATAGGTCCCCAGGTTGTGAAACAGATTAAGCGACCAATTGGGAGAccaccaaaaccaaaaacagatCAAACGGACATCACCATTTGCCAAAATGAGTCTGTTAGTGCTGAAAAGAAAAGCCCAGAATCTGTCCTATCAGAAGTGAAAGAAGGTATTTATAAGAAGAGTATCACAGTAACTGTTATTTATGGAAGGTCAAGAAGAACTAAAAGGCATGTGTCTGAAGGAAGTGTAAACATAAGCAGTGTTACGCCTTTAAACAATAAGGTTGCTGATTTTCCAACTGAATGTAATAGTCTAAGAAATATCAGAGAGTATGAACTTGACTCGGGTGAAAGAATAAGTACTGTTTCTAGTTTAACTACTGAGAGCGAGATCTTGGGATATGGCTTTGAATATGTTAGACCTATCAAGAACAAGTCTGTGATACCTCAACCTTCCAAGAACATTATTCGGCCAAATCAGAAGCCTTTGGCAATAATTAGGAAGCCTGGTAGACCTGCCAAAGTAAAAATCTCTGGAATCTCTGTAACTGTTAATAGAATTTCACCTCAGGTGAGAGAAGTGAGTATTAGCAGCTGCTTGCCTCCTTTAGAACAAGAGAAGATATTAGAAAAATGTCTGCTGGAAGAAACGTATGCTCCCCAGTCCAGTAAGCTGGATACAAGGCACACGGACGCTGGCGTACTTAAGAATGGATCAGATAGTATGGTTGCTGCTATGCCTTTGAGACATTCTATCAGGGACAGAAAACCATCTCTGCATTTCCTACATTCATTAGCATCTTCTAGCTCACTTATTTATAGAAATACTCTGCTCCGTAAATCATACAAACTCCATTTGCAGAAAGGTAAAAGTCAGAAGGAAAAACATAGCCAGTCAAGGATAAAAATAGCTTCCAAAGGGACACCAGGAGCTAGAAATTCAAGGAATGCAAAGAAGTGTTTGGAAAGTAACAAATTAAGACCCGTCTCTGAAGTATGCTTGGAACCTATCATTTCATCCAACCCTTTGCTCAGGTGGTGGGCTGCCTCTGCTTCAAACGATTCCTTATTAGAGGAATTAAACAATAGATTTGAGCAAATCACAAATGCTTGGGTGCAGGTGAGTGGAGACGAAGCTGAAAGTTGTGTCCATAAAAAAAGGGAACATGCTGAAAGTCATAACTTCGAAATAGCAAACCCTTTGGAAACTTGTCTTTTAGAACTTGAAGCTTCACCTGTAAAAATGCTTTTTCGGAAAAAATATGATTTGAATGAACTCTGTACCTGGTTTATGCAAACAACAGAAACACAGTCTCTTTCACTCGTTAGAAAAGCAAATGCTCGAAACCCTTTGGAAGTAATAAATACCAGAGGCATTAAATTCGGGACCAAATACTCGGACTTGAATACCAGCCCCTTcagaaagcactttaaaaaatttgCACTATCCTCTCCGTCAAAATCAGGGAAGTTGCATATACTGCAGAAAATGGTTAGCTCTCCGCTCTTAAATGTGAAAAGTAATTTAACACTAGGTAGGTTCAGAAGAACCGAGTTTAAGAGGCTGCAGCATGAAAGGTGGAAGAGAGAGGCAAAGCTGCGGAGTCACGGAACAGTTGATTGGATCTCAAAAAGGAGGGACGTGCGGTTCTTCTGCCAGAACCAGTTTTTCAATAAGACTGAGGGGGAGCAAAATGCCGATGTCCCACTCCCAGAAAAAAACACAGTAGATAATCAGTTTCTCTTGCCACCCGAGGTCAGAGATGATGTTTTGCAGCAGAGGGTGGCAGAGTCTGACTGTAAAACGCATGCTAGTTTAGAGAATAAATTTAAGtcagaagcaaaagaaaatggaTCAAATTGCAGCCAAAAAGATTTTGAAAACGGACCAAGATTAGGAAATGTATGTACAAATAATTGGAGGTCAAAAACCTTAAAAGACTGTagaatatttttgagaaaaatcaACTATCTTGAACACAGAAATACATTTAAGCTAAATACAATCATTTACTCTCCTGAATCTGTTGACAGCGGAAGTAATCCTCATACTTGTGTGGAAGAATCAAAGCGTTTTACCTTAAGATCCCATTCTGCCAGGCGAAACTCGTTTATAAAGCAatctagagaaatagaaaatgacaaGGCAAATAGTCCTGCAGCCGATAAATTTCCTGGCCAACTTGACAATAGTAAATTAAGTAAATGTGTTAATTATGACAAGACTCCTGAGAGTTCTGAAGTTCTTAGCAaattgaacaaaagaaaaagaccacCCTGGAAGACCACAGAAATGTCAACAAAAAGACATAAACGACACTCTTGCAACAGTGGACAAATGGCAAACTATTATTCAAAATCCCAA